The nucleotide window TGCAAATCTTATCCAAATCAAATCATAGCTAATAGAGGATTCTGTATTTATCAACTCTAAACTTTGGTTGTTGGGATGTCTGGGTTTCTCAACAATGGCGTTAAGCATCTCCTTCACGTTTATCCCTTCAGATTTCATGTCTTTTACTCAACAGCTGCTGCCGCAACTTCCGACACCAATTTCTTAGTAGAAACGCTGGTGAAATCACTTGGCTTCTCCCTACAAGAAGCCCTTTCTACAAGTGGCAAGGTAAGTCGCTTGAGACCCAGATATTACAACCCTAATTCTGTGCTCAATTTCTTGGAACAAATCGGTTTAGACAAGACCCATATCAAAAAAGCTGTTTCTTCAGTCCCCACATTACTGCTTTGCGATGTAGATAAATACCTTAAGCCCAAAATTGAAGCTCTTAAAGAAGTTGGGTTATGTGGGTCGGATGACCTTGCCAAAATCATCACAAACAGTGGATGTTATTTCAGCACTAGGGTAGGGTGTGCTATCAGACAAAATGTTGATTATCTTCACACCCTATTATTTAATGATGATTTTGTTGCTAATATCATTAAGAGACATCCTAATGTATTTTTTAGTTATGCATTTCATGAAGTAATGCCACCCAATATATCATTGCTGCAAAATCTTGGATTTTCAATTGTTGATATAGAGAAGCTTATGCTTTGGAATCCTAGAATTTTGACTCAAAAGGCAGAGCGCCTCAAAGACTTAGTGGATCGAGTAGAAaaaactttctttctttctcgCGATTGCAACATGTTCATACATGGGGTTTATGCACTTGCATGGCTTGACGAATCGACGGTGAAAAAGAGATTAGAAATCTTCAGGAGCTTCGGGTGGTCTGACTCGGATATTTTTACATTGGTCCAAACATGTCCTCAATGTTTGACAAAATCCGAAGCTAAGATCAGAAATGCATTGAATTTTTTAATGAAGGAAATTGGATATGAGTCTCATTACCTGGCTTCTCATCCCACGTTTTTGACATGTAGCTTGGAGAAAAGGGTTCTGCCTAGACATAATGTTTTGAAGCTACTCAGCCAAAAGGAGCCGAAAAATTGTAGTCTGAACCTTTATACCGCTGTGATATGTTCCGAGTCAAAGTTCTTAAAAAGATATGTGCTGCCTTTCAAGGATGAGATGCCCGAGGTGTATGATATATACATCAAAAGTAGAAGCCAATAGAGCATTTTGTGAGTTTTACCAAATTTACTGATATGTTGTTTCTAGTCTGTTTTTTTTTTAGCTCAAAGTTATTGTTGGCTTATATCTCATTGCTATCAAAGAGGCTAAATCATTACGTTTCTCCAtagttgtttttgtttttttcttgaaTGCTTGTAGATTAGGTTTTTGGTTCTTCGGTTTGTCATGTATTGTTCATGATAGTATTCCTCCTAAAGGGCTATTGGACCTAGTGAAGTTCTTCTAGATCCTAGAGGTAGTATCTTGTCTCAGCTTTGGTTACTCTGTAGGTATAGTAAGCAAAGGTCAAGTGACAATCAACACT belongs to Nicotiana tabacum cultivar K326 chromosome 6, ASM71507v2, whole genome shotgun sequence and includes:
- the LOC107832303 gene encoding transcription termination factor MTERF15, mitochondrial-like — translated: MSGFLNNGVKHLLHVYPFRFHVFYSTAAAATSDTNFLVETLVKSLGFSLQEALSTSGKVSRLRPRYYNPNSVLNFLEQIGLDKTHIKKAVSSVPTLLLCDVDKYLKPKIEALKEVGLCGSDDLAKIITNSGCYFSTRVGCAIRQNVDYLHTLLFNDDFVANIIKRHPNVFFSYAFHEVMPPNISLLQNLGFSIVDIEKLMLWNPRILTQKAERLKDLVDRVEKTFFLSRDCNMFIHGVYALAWLDESTVKKRLEIFRSFGWSDSDIFTLVQTCPQCLTKSEAKIRNALNFLMKEIGYESHYLASHPTFLTCSLEKRVLPRHNVLKLLSQKEPKNCSLNLYTAVICSESKFLKRYVLPFKDEMPEVYDIYIKSRSQ